A single region of the candidate division KSB1 bacterium genome encodes:
- a CDS encoding class I tRNA ligase family protein, with amino-acid sequence MYKELSPKLRFPDLEKEILRFWEENRIFERSVEERDPSRRFVFFEGPPTANGRPGIHHVLSRTMKDFVCRLKTMQGYRVERK; translated from the coding sequence ATGTACAAAGAGCTTTCCCCGAAACTTCGGTTCCCTGATTTGGAGAAGGAGATCCTCAGGTTCTGGGAGGAAAACCGCATCTTCGAGCGGAGTGTGGAGGAGAGAGATCCCTCCCGTCGCTTCGTCTTCTTCGAAGGGCCGCCGACGGCCAACGGGCGGCCGGGTATCCACCACGTGCTCTCCCGAACGATGAAAGACTTCGTGTGCCGGCTGAAGACCATGCAGGGCTACCGTGTGGAGCGCAAGG